Part of the Crossiella cryophila genome, TCGCTGACCACGCTCGGCGGGGTGGCTGTTGTGGGGCAAGAGCGAAGATCAAGAGCGTCCTCGCCGGACGGGCAGAAATCAAAGGATGGGGGGAGAAGATCAAAGGCACAGAGCAGTGCTCGTACGGTTCCCCATCCCCGTCAGCCCTCCGATACCAAACCACATCCCGGGCAAGCGGCCAGTCGCGTTTGTGTTGCGGTGGCGGCGGTTTGTGTTGCGGGCCGCTTGCCCGGGATGCGGTGTGTCCTCTCCAGGCTGACGGGGATGGGGAACCGCTCGGGAGGTGTTTGAAAAGCCACCCCGTCTGCTCGTGTTCGGGCTCCGCCCGGTCGCGGCGAGTCGGAACCGCCTAGCCGCATCGTTCCCGGGCTACGCCCGCCTGCCCCCAACGCTCCCCGCTCCGGGCTCCGCCCGCCCACAACGGCCAACGTGCCGTACAACAACGGCCAACACACCGTACGACAACGGCCAACACGCCGGTGGGGTGAACCCCTCGTCGGTGTGTTGGCCGTTGTGGACGGTGTGTTGGCCGGAATGGACGGTGTGTTGGCCGTTATGGGACACCGTTTTGGCCGTTGTCGTACACCGAGTGCCGAGCGCCAATCCCGTTCCCAGCCACGACACAGCCTCTGCCCCTGCCCCAGTCCCGATCTCGGTCCCGGTCTCGGTCCCGGTCCCGGTCTCGATCTCGGTCCCGTCCCGGTCTCGGCCCCAACGCCAGCGCCGATCCATTCCCCGGCCCAGGCCCAAGTCCCAGCCCCGACCCCAGTCTCGATCCCGTGCTAGGCCCCGACCCTGACCCAGCCCCGATCCCGCGCCGGGTGCCAGTCCCGACCCAGCCCGGCCCGGTCCACCCCACCCCGCGTGTTGGCCGTTCTCGTACGTCACGTTGGCCGTTCTCGTACCGAGTGTTGGCCGTTCCGGGACACCGCCCGCAGGCAACCGGGCAACCACCGGCTCAACAGCCGGGCCAACCCGGCGTACAACAACGGCCAACCTGCCGTCCCACAACGGCCAACACGCGCGGAGGGGTTCAACGCTCCCGGTGTGTTGGCCGTTGTTGTACGTCAGGTTGGCCGTTGTGGGGCGGGGTTAGCGGGTGCAGTGGTAGCTGGTGGCTTGGTTGGGGTCGCCCTTGCCGTCGTAGTGGGAGGTTTGGGGGTAGCGGCAGAGGTTGCGGGTGATGGGGGTGCCGGTGGGGGATTGGGTGGCGGCGGGGAGGGTTTCGGGGGCCTTGCCCTGTTCGACCCACTTGGTCAGGGCGCCTAGGGGGTCGACCGGGGCTGGGCCGGTGCCGCCGCCGCAGTGGTCTACGCCGGGGGCGAGGAAGACTCGGTAGAAGTCGTCGACGCGGGCTGCGCCGCCCATGCGGTGTTCGACCCGGTCTCGGTAGTCGGTGGTGCCCTGGGCGAAGATGATGGGGTCGGTCCAGCCGTGCCAGGTGATCATTTTGCCGCCTGCTCGGCGGAAGGCGGACAGGTCGGGGTTGTCGGTGCCGATGAAGCGGTCGAGTTTGGCGGGGGACTTGGCCGCGATGCGGTTGAAGTCGCGGTAGGTCACCGTGTCCAGGGTGAAGTCGGGGTTCTCCTCGACGAAGTAGCGGACCCAGTTGTCGGCGATGGGGTTGGGCACGCCGACGCGTTTGCCGCTGGGGCCGGGCTGGGTGTCGGCCACCACGCTGAACGGGGCGCTCTTGGGCAGGGCGGACCAGGATGGGTGGCCGGCCCAGATCTTGCGGACCACCTCGGCGGTTGCCCGGCTGATGGTGATCTCCTTGCCCTCGCACTGGATCTTCTGGCCGATCAGCGCGGCGGGGTCGTACCTACAGCGCAGCGGCTGTTCGAGGACGCCGTCGGCCACGCCGTCCAGGGTGTCGCAGGCCTTGATCGCGGCCTGCTGGAATGCCTCGAACTCGCAGTTGGTCGGCAGCACCTTCTCCTGCCGCATCACCACCTGCCCCCACAGGTCGGCGACCAGGAACCGGGGCATGCTGATCGCGGGCGCGGCGGCCAGGATGCCGTCGTAGTCACCCGGGTAGCGCTGGGCGTTCATCAGGCCCTGGCGGCCGCCGGTGGAGCAGCCGTTCCAGTAGGCGTAGCCGGCCGGGCGGCCGTAGTGCGCGGCGGTGACCGCCTTGCCGACCACGGCCATGTCGTGCAGGGACCGGGAGGAGAAGTTGGTCAGCAGCTCCTCGTTGACCTTGCCGTCCGGGCCGAGCGCCCAGGAGGCCGGGCTTAGGCCGTCGTCGCCGACCCCGCCGTTGGTGGTGGCCGCGGCGTAACCGTCCCGCAGTGCCATGGCCAGGCCGAAGTCGAAGTTGCCCATCGAGTAGCCACCGCCGCCGACACCCTGGAAGCGGCCGTTCCAGCCCGCGCGCGGCAGCCAGGCCGCCACGAGCACGTTGTCGTTCACCCCGGGGTGGGTGAGCGTCACCTTGATCTCGCACAGCGCCGGGTAGGCGATCGGCGGGAACCACGGACTCTCGATCACCCCGGCCGGTTTGGCCTGCGCGGTCACCGACAGCACTCGGGCGCCGGGCACGTTCGGGGCAGCGGGTGGGGCGCACTCCGCCGAGGTGGCGGCGGGCGCGGCGGAGGCGGGGACGGGGACGGTGGGCAGGAGCAGAGCGGTGAGCGCGAGCAGCGGCACGGCGAGACGCCGGAGCCGGTTGACCGGACTGGTGGACATGGGCCGAACCTAGCGGCAGGCCCCGACAGCCACGACCGAGTTCCGGCCGGCGCCGCCGGACGGCCCGCAGGGCGCCGTCCGACGGCTCGGCTGGATCAGGAATCGCAGTGGCCGCAAGCACCGGCCACCACGGTCACCGGCTCAGCTGGCGAGTCGGCCGCGGTGGTGACCAGACCGGCCGCCAACACACCCGACAACGCCAGCGAAACTAGCAACACGCGCTTCATGAAAATCACTCTCCGAAACGTGAATCCGTTATTTACCGCGGAGTCCGCAATTCAGCAGGCGCCGCACTCCGCCAGCACCGTCGCCCCACAGCCGCCCTCGCAGCCATCGGACGTCGAGCCACCGTCCACACTCATGCTCACCTGCGCACTCAGTGCCGAGGCAAGCCCCGAACCAAGCCCGCCCAGCGCGGCAAGAGCGACGACGGCCATCATCAGTCGTTTCATGAATCAGCCCCTGATCAATCAGGGAACGCCCGCCCTCGCAAGCGTTCCATCCTGACGTGACGGACGCTGAACCTAAACCACGAAACACGGAAAGAAAAGAGCCAAGGCAAACCGGTAGGGATGTTTACCGGACGTCAGCGAAGTTGAACAGTTAACTAGTCGCGTCAGGTTTCCATCCAGGTTTCGCCAATCCCGGCCGCGCAGGATTCCCCCTGCCGCACCCACGCCGCGCGAACCGATCGGGCGAAACCATGTCGCACACCCTGCACGCACCACCCGTTCAATCCGACACCCTGGTCAACCGTTGCCAGAACCGCGAGGAGGACGCCTGGACCGAACTGGTTCAGCGGTACGGCCCGTTGGTACGCATGATCGCCTCCTCCTTCGGCCTGCGCCGGGCCGATGTGGAGGACATCGCCCAGCAGACCTGGATCCGGGTCTACGAGGGCATCCGCTCGGTGCGGGAGCCGGACCGGGTGCGGGCCTGGATCGTCACGGTGACCCGGCGGGAGGCGTTGCGGCACCTCAACCGGCGGACCAACGGCGAGCTGCCCATCGGCGACCAGCAGTACTTCGACATGGCCGACGAGCAGCCCTGCCCAGAGCAGCACGTGCTGCTGGGCGCGGAGCTGGACGCGGCACTGGCCGCGGTGGCCAAGCTGCCGGAGGCCCAGCGCAGGCTGCTGATCCTGCTCTTCGGCGCGCAGGCGGTCAGCTACGACGAGATCAGCGCGCGGCTGGGCATCCCGCGCGGGTCGATCGGGCCGACCAGGGCCCGGCTGCTCAGGCAGCTCCAGTACGCCCTCGACGGCTGGCGGTCATGAGTTCGGGGGCGGGCAGGTCCAGTTCGCGGTAGGTCTCCTCGGCCCGCCGCCGGTGTTCGGCGGCGGTGTCCGGGACCTCGTGCACCGCGCCGAGCCCGTGGTGGGCGTGCGCCAGCTCGTGCCGGTTGCGCGCCTCGCCGCTGCGGTGCAGGGCCTGCTCGAACCAGATCCGCGCGTTGGGCGCGTCGCCGAGCAGCCAGTGCAGGTCGCCGAGGTGGTTGAGGGTCATGCACTCGCTGAACAGGTTGCCGGTGTCGCGCTGCAACTCCAGGCCCTGCAACAGGTTCTGCGCGGCCTCGGGCAGCTGGCCGGTCCACAGCAGCACCTCGCCGAGGTAGCCGAGCGCCGCGCCCTCCCCTGACGGGCAGCCGATCTCCCGGTACACGCCCAGCGCCTGTTCCAGGAGTTCGGTGGCCTCGCCGGGTTTGCCGACCCGGAGCAGGGCCTGGCCGAGGTTGCTCAGCGCGTTGGCCTGGTGCCTGCGGTACCCGGTCTCCCGGTGCACGGCCAGTGCCCCGCGCAGGTGGTCCAGTGCCTCGGGATAGCGGCCGACCCGCAGGTAGGTGTGGCCGAGGTTGTTCAGCGCGCCGCCGATGCCCAGCCGGGATCCGGTGGCGCGGTTGACATCCAGCGCGGCGGAGAAGTGCTCGATGGCCTGCGGGTAGCGGCTGGTGCGCAGGAACAGGTAGCCGAGGTTGATCAGCGAGATGCCCTCGCCGACCCGGTAGCCGCCGCGCCGGTAGAGCCGCAGCGCGGACTCCAGGCGTTGTTCGGCCTTGTCGTAGCGGCTGGTGTGCAGGAAGACGTTGGCCAGGTCGTTCTCGGCCTCGCCCTGGCCGATCAGGTCCTCGATCTCGCGGTAGATCTCCAGTGCCTGGGTGAGGCTGGCGATGGCCTCCGGGTAACGCCCGGTGGGTTCGTAGATGCCGCCGAAGCGGCGCAGCGCGGTGGCCTCGCCGCGGCGGAAACCGGCCGCGCGGAACAGGCCCAGTGCCTGTTTGAGGTTGTCCACGGCCTCCCGGTAGCGGCCCAGCCGCAGGCAGGCCGCGGCCAGCCCGACCCGGCTGCACGCCTGGGCGTGCCGGTCGCCGAGTTCCCGGCTGGCCTCGACCGCGCCGTGCATCAGGCGCAGCGGGGAGTGCCCGCGCATGTCGAAGTAGGCGTCCAGGGTGTGCGGCAGCTGCCAGGCAGGCTGGTGCCAGCCGTCCTCCTGGGCCTGGGTGGCGGCCGCGGCCAGGTTCGGGTACTCGGCGTCCTGCCAGGCCAGCGCCTGTTCCGGGGTGCTCAGCCAGGACCGCGGCGCCGGCGCCTCGGGCAGCCAGACCAGGTTGGGGTCCAGCATGGTCGCGGCCGCGCCGCTGGCGGCCACGTAGTGGTCGAACATCCTGCCCAGCGCGGCGCGGCGGCCGGGTTCGGCCTCCTCCTCGTGCGCGGCCCTGCGGGCGTAGTGCCGGAGCAGGTCGTGGAACTGGTAGCGGCCGGGGGTGGGCTGCTGGACCAGGTGCACGTCGACGAGTTCCTCCAGCAGGTCCTCGGTCTCGGGCACCGGCAAGTCGGCAAGGGCGGCGGCCACGTGCACGTCGAAGTCGGGTCCGGGCACCAGTCCGAGCAACCGGAACAGCCGGGCCTGGGCGGGGGCGAGTTGCCGGTAGGACAGGGTGAACGCGGTGCCGACACACCGGTCCCCGGCGGCCAGTTCGGTCAGCCGGCGACGCTGGTCGCGCAGCCGGGTGGCCAGGTGCGCGGCGGTCCAGGCCGGCCGGGCGCGCAGCCGGGCCGCGGCGATGCGCAGCGCGAGGGGCTGGCGGCCGCAGAGTTCGACCACCTCGGCCACGGCGGTGGCCTCGGCGGTGGCAGGCGGGTGGTCCACGGTGCGGGTGAACAGGTCGACGGCGGCGGTGTGCGGCAGCACGTCCAGGGACAGCGTTTGCGCGGTGTCCAGATCGGTCAGCCGCCGTCTGCTGGTGACCAGGGTCAGGCACCCGGCGGTGCCGGGCAGCAGCGGGCGGACCTGGGCGGCGCTGGCGGCGTTGTCCAGCACCAGCAGCGCGCGTTTGTCGGCGAGTTCGGCCCGCCACAGCGCGGAGCGGGCGTCCAGGCGTTCCGGGATCTTCTCCCCCGCGACGCCGATCGCGCGCAGCAGGGTGTCCAGCGCGGCGGCCGGGTCGGTGGGTTCGTGGCCCGCGGTGTGCGCGTGCAGGTCGATGAACAGCGAGCCGTCCGGGAAGTGTTCGGCCAGCCGGTGCGCGGCGTGCACGGCCAGGGTGGTCTTGCCGACCCCGGCCATCCCGTCGATGGCGGTGATCACCAGCGCGGTGCCGCCCGGCCGGTCGGTGTCGGGCAGGGTGGCCAGCAGGCGGCGCATCTCCTCCTGCCTGCCGGTGAAGTCGACGATGTCGGCCTGCAGGTCGTTGCGCCGGGTGCTGGTGCGGCCCGCGCCGGGTCGCTCGGCCGGGCGGGCGGTGCCGCAGTCGGCCTCGCCGTGCAGGATCCGCTCGTACAGCTCCCCTATCTCCGGACCTGGGCTCACCCCGAGTTCCTCGGCCAGCGCGGTGCGCAGGTCCTGGTGCACCCGCAGCGCCTCGGCCGGGCGGCCGGACTGGCAGAGCGCGCGCATGAGCAGGGCGTGCAGCCGCTCGCGCAGCGGGTTGGCCGCCACCAGCGCGCTCAGCTCGGCGACCAGGTCGCTGCCGCAGTCCGCGCCCCTGACCAGCACGCAGTCGGCGAGTTCCTCCTGGGTGGCCAGCCGGTACTCGGTCAGCCGGGCGATCTCGGCGTCCAGGATCGGGGTGGCCGCCACCCCGGCGAACGGGTTGCCCCGCCACAGCGCGAGCGCCTCCCGGTAGCGCCCGGCGCAGGTCTCCAGGT contains:
- a CDS encoding AfsR/SARP family transcriptional regulator, with the translated sequence MEFRVLGPLEAVLDGQALPLGTPRARTVLGILLANAGAIVSIDRIAEELWPHGTTVDTKAEIYAYISRLRCALGQRKGGPAWLLRRSPGYQLSLQPGELDLHRFEALVEQARVARRLGDLETCAGRYREALALWRGNPFAGVAATPILDAEIARLTEYRLATQEELADCVLVRGADCGSDLVAELSALVAANPLRERLHALLMRALCQSGRPAEALRVHQDLRTALAEELGVSPGPEIGELYERILHGEADCGTARPAERPGAGRTSTRRNDLQADIVDFTGRQEEMRRLLATLPDTDRPGGTALVITAIDGMAGVGKTTLAVHAAHRLAEHFPDGSLFIDLHAHTAGHEPTDPAAALDTLLRAIGVAGEKIPERLDARSALWRAELADKRALLVLDNAASAAQVRPLLPGTAGCLTLVTSRRRLTDLDTAQTLSLDVLPHTAAVDLFTRTVDHPPATAEATAVAEVVELCGRQPLALRIAAARLRARPAWTAAHLATRLRDQRRRLTELAAGDRCVGTAFTLSYRQLAPAQARLFRLLGLVPGPDFDVHVAAALADLPVPETEDLLEELVDVHLVQQPTPGRYQFHDLLRHYARRAAHEEEAEPGRRAALGRMFDHYVAASGAAATMLDPNLVWLPEAPAPRSWLSTPEQALAWQDAEYPNLAAAATQAQEDGWHQPAWQLPHTLDAYFDMRGHSPLRLMHGAVEASRELGDRHAQACSRVGLAAACLRLGRYREAVDNLKQALGLFRAAGFRRGEATALRRFGGIYEPTGRYPEAIASLTQALEIYREIEDLIGQGEAENDLANVFLHTSRYDKAEQRLESALRLYRRGGYRVGEGISLINLGYLFLRTSRYPQAIEHFSAALDVNRATGSRLGIGGALNNLGHTYLRVGRYPEALDHLRGALAVHRETGYRRHQANALSNLGQALLRVGKPGEATELLEQALGVYREIGCPSGEGAALGYLGEVLLWTGQLPEAAQNLLQGLELQRDTGNLFSECMTLNHLGDLHWLLGDAPNARIWFEQALHRSGEARNRHELAHAHHGLGAVHEVPDTAAEHRRRAEETYRELDLPAPELMTASRRGRTGAA
- a CDS encoding tannase/feruloyl esterase family alpha/beta hydrolase yields the protein MSTSPVNRLRRLAVPLLALTALLLPTVPVPASAAPAATSAECAPPAAPNVPGARVLSVTAQAKPAGVIESPWFPPIAYPALCEIKVTLTHPGVNDNVLVAAWLPRAGWNGRFQGVGGGGYSMGNFDFGLAMALRDGYAAATTNGGVGDDGLSPASWALGPDGKVNEELLTNFSSRSLHDMAVVGKAVTAAHYGRPAGYAYWNGCSTGGRQGLMNAQRYPGDYDGILAAAPAISMPRFLVADLWGQVVMRQEKVLPTNCEFEAFQQAAIKACDTLDGVADGVLEQPLRCRYDPAALIGQKIQCEGKEITISRATAEVVRKIWAGHPSWSALPKSAPFSVVADTQPGPSGKRVGVPNPIADNWVRYFVEENPDFTLDTVTYRDFNRIAAKSPAKLDRFIGTDNPDLSAFRRAGGKMITWHGWTDPIIFAQGTTDYRDRVEHRMGGAARVDDFYRVFLAPGVDHCGGGTGPAPVDPLGALTKWVEQGKAPETLPAATQSPTGTPITRNLCRYPQTSHYDGKGDPNQATSYHCTR
- a CDS encoding RNA polymerase sigma factor, producing MSHTLHAPPVQSDTLVNRCQNREEDAWTELVQRYGPLVRMIASSFGLRRADVEDIAQQTWIRVYEGIRSVREPDRVRAWIVTVTRREALRHLNRRTNGELPIGDQQYFDMADEQPCPEQHVLLGAELDAALAAVAKLPEAQRRLLILLFGAQAVSYDEISARLGIPRGSIGPTRARLLRQLQYALDGWRS